The genomic region AgtaaaagtgtgtaatttacatACAATAATTGTTACTCATTTGCTCGAAGATTGATTCGGTTGAAAGTGCATGCTGAATAGTGAAACCTTTGCATATGATCAGTTAATAATTGTACATCCACCTACCCTCAGTCTTCCTTCTGTCGGTTTCCCTATATCTATACCATGTAACTGGgctcttttatttaaaaaaaccctAAAGGTCAGGGATAAGGATGTGAGAATGTAACGTTCATTTTATAAATGTCCGCACTATTACGCTAATATGGACAGAGAAGGTCGCACGATCTAACAGCCTCCTGATTTCATGCACCAAGGTTCCCCCATACAGACATGAACGAAAGAAGGAAGGTTGTCCTCCAAACTCAATCGTcacaataacattttaaactaccgtaataaacaagaaacccaAAATTTAACCGTAATACATTAACATAAAAAACGTACGCAAACTTTCAGCTGCAGTAAAGAAACTTACCTTCTGGTCGAAGTATTTGGTTACGTAGGATACAGCGCTCGCGACAGGCAAATTCGTGGCAACATGTCTGGACAAGAGCTGGGATTTTAAAGTTTGTACATTTAAGAAGCAAAAAAGAAGCAGTACGACAAGGACCCCCCAAATGGAGGGCGCACGTTGGGGTGTCATCGGACACGGAATGAAGCagaaaaaaagaggaagaaagagagaggaagagaccTGTCACAAGTTACACGTGATAACAAGCATCTTAAAGCCAGCAGGCAGCCCGTGGAGCGCCGAGGCACGCGCAGACAAGCCCGGCCCATTAAAGCTACAAATGTACCAACAAACCATCAACATAAAAAACAGTTCTTAAACGTGAGCAGTGAAAACTAATAGCttacaaaaaaaagaataaaaacatgAACCTGTCACCTGATCTAAagcttttttttctgtgtgtcgTCACACTTTAGAGGCGTGGCGTCACTTCGAAATCGAGTATGGCGTCTTTCGGTGCATGACGGGATATCCCAGCACAAACCCAGGATGGGCGGGGACGCTAGTCTACTAACAAGGCTCAGTTACACCTGTAACGAGACAGATTCCTCCTTATTTCATATGTACTAGTCAAGTGTTTCTGTTGTGACTTATGCCGTGTCACATATTTAAAATAgaagtttgtttgtttagtcattttgaacataataatggccatttttaaattacaatgtgttcgatttttttaatgaaataaaatgcCTGTATGTGCATTAGCAACACTGCTATATTAATGTGTATTGGGTTATAGCTTGTAACATCTTTCACACAGGATTCCTGAACAGTTTTTTTTGGAATGTCCTTAAGAGCAGATCGAATTTTATTATGCTTCTCTCACTGGAGTTCAGGATCCCTGTTAAAAAATGTTCATTTCAGCTGGATTCCTTTTTCACCCAATATTAAACGATTACAGGCCCTTACCTGTAACCGCAAGAAAGTGATTATAATGCATGTTTACATAAAAgtaaataattatgaaatacagttttttttgttttggttgCTGTTTGAAAGAGTTGACTTACAAATCGTGAAAATATCAGCGAAACATTGTTATTTATCTTGATGAAATTTAGGTATCAGTCCTTGCACCGGTTCTTCATAAAATCATTGCATCATTGGTAAACAATGCAGGACCCCATGGATAACTTTATTAGAGAGATTTGATTAGTTGCCAGTATTTTCACTTGGGGTTTTTCTACTCATTATAATGAAATTTGCTTAACTCTGTAAAATAGTCCATTGAGAAGCATGAAATGCCCTTTAACAGGGAAATTGTCTCATCAGTAGACACCCTCTCCAGAGCTTTGGTTGTTCAGTTAAGTACTTTAATTTCAGCTATATCCCAGCAGGACTTGTTGGTGATTCCGTTTAACCTGCTGGTATAAATTGAGTTCAGCCCCAGCCACTGAAAGTTAGGTTCTTAAATCCTTTTATGTTACATATATCTTACTTTTTTAATGCAGCTGCTTATTAAACTTGTATGAGTAGTCTCAGAAAGGCTAAGAAATAGCAGGATTGCCAACAAACTTTATTCCCCAAAGCACCTTTATTCAGTCTGATAGGAGCAGCTGTTGTTATCCTTCTAATATATTCAAGAACCTGTTTCAAATTACACTAATGGATCACTTCCAAGGTTCTTCTCCTCAGGCTTTCTTGGGTCATCCTAGTTTGTGAGTCCCACAATGTCCAGGTATTTTGCAGTGACAGCCTGCGACTTCTTGGTGAGGttgcccatgactgagaggagCCCCTTCAGGTGGAAATGGAAGACAGCCTCTGGTTCTGTCTCCAGCAGCGGCTCCAGTGTTCTGTCGAGGGCTTGGTGGGCCTTGACTCTGTGGTCGTCCACGAGCACTAGGCCACTCTCCACCACGGCCTGGATGGCCTTGAGCCTAAGATAGCACTCGTAGAGGTCGCCGTCTGCTGCTGCCTGGTCCGGATCCTCCTCACAAAGCACCTCCCGCAGTAGGCTGGGCAGCATGACTGTCTGCTCCATGTCCTGCACTGCAGTGCTGTAGCACCTCAGCGCCTGGAGCACGCAGCTCCTGGCCAACTTGCCCTCGGCGGACTGCATGCTACCTGGTGTTTCGATGTTGGGTAGGACAAGTGGTAGCAGGTTGATGTTTTGAACCGAGGCCTGGTTGCAGTGCAGGACCTAGACAGAGGATGGAGGTAGATATATAGTGCTAGCCTGAGTCGGACGATCACGTTGCTTGTGCAATTAGATCCAGGGGGTGTGATTGGCACTAGGTCCTACACAGACCTTGACATGGTGGATAGGAGGGGCAGGGCAGGGAGTCTGCTGACACGAAGTGTTGACTCAGATCAGCCCATTTGTTTGGGAGGTTAGACACAACCTCTGTGCCAGAAGGCCAGCTGTCATGCATAACTTTATATTGCTATGCTCCACATGTGAACATGCCGCATAATTTTCGTTATTTATGACAATTTTGTAACTTTccaacatgtttttattaaaataatcattttgCATGGGATTGCATGATCCATGTTTTGCAAAAATATCAGCAGTATCTTAAGTATCACAACCAAGAGAAAATATGAAGGAATTAATCTGTTACATGTATACATGTTTACTATGCAACCTAtaccatttttaataattatttttgttgtggagaagtgtagtgtgtgtgtgtgtgtgtgtgtatatatatacacacacatatatatatatatatatatatatatatatatatacacacacacacacatatatatatatatatatatatatatatatatatatatatatatatatatatatatatatatatatacacacaaacacgcacacagtaattataaaaataaatcccATTTAAAAAGAGGAAAgtgataaaatgaaaatgaatggagGGTGTTAAATGGTATAGGTGTACAGTTGCTCCCAGCATATCATATTCATGATTGCATCTAGCATGTACCTAATGCTGCTTCTGGTGAAcagcactcacatacacactaaGATGGGGGCCCTGCTGATGAGAAAGAACAGTATAGGGTGCAGCCTTGCATTTCTCCAGATATA from Brienomyrus brachyistius isolate T26 chromosome 17, BBRACH_0.4, whole genome shotgun sequence harbors:
- the LOC125712220 gene encoding mid1-interacting protein 1-B-like, with the translated sequence MQSAEGKLARSCVLQALRCYSTAVQDMEQTVMLPSLLREVLCEEDPDQAAADGDLYECYLRLKAIQAVVESGLVLVDDHRVKAHQALDRTLEPLLETEPEAVFHFHLKGLLSVMGNLTKKSQAVTAKYLDIVGLTN